The Niastella koreensis GR20-10 genome includes a window with the following:
- a CDS encoding glycosyltransferase family 92 protein → MKFICLAAILRDEEPFLDEWLVYHKMIGINHFFLYDDAPDLPLKKLLQPHAAYVTVIPWYHMHEERPGINRQTKAYTHALQEYGSGFEWITFIDGDEFIVLRKHDTINEFLLDFPEAVSITLHWHVFGHNNFYDDPPGLITASLIRRKGKPSENVKSITRPGAIASIENAHVCVLKYSSRVDTNNKVLEDLYEGISEVAHINHYQCRSFKRWMRRANRGEVTFDNMESFPQKERWRLDEEQCLKQFVVAMASDKNEKIDTYMQKYSAAILYKLMKMGIKK, encoded by the coding sequence ATGAAATTTATTTGCCTGGCAGCCATCCTCCGGGATGAAGAACCATTCCTCGATGAATGGCTCGTATATCACAAAATGATTGGCATCAATCATTTTTTTCTCTACGATGATGCACCTGACCTGCCACTGAAAAAATTGTTACAACCGCATGCCGCATACGTAACCGTTATTCCATGGTATCATATGCATGAGGAGCGCCCGGGCATTAACCGGCAAACAAAGGCTTATACGCACGCCTTGCAGGAATACGGTTCGGGTTTTGAATGGATCACCTTTATCGACGGCGATGAGTTCATAGTGCTACGAAAGCACGATACCATTAATGAGTTCCTGCTCGATTTTCCGGAAGCCGTTTCCATCACGCTCCATTGGCATGTATTTGGCCATAACAACTTTTACGACGATCCACCAGGGCTTATAACCGCTTCGCTTATCAGGAGAAAAGGAAAGCCCAGCGAGAATGTAAAATCCATAACGAGACCCGGGGCAATAGCAAGCATAGAGAATGCACATGTTTGCGTGCTCAAATACAGCAGCAGGGTAGATACCAACAACAAGGTTCTTGAAGATTTATACGAAGGCATATCGGAAGTGGCGCATATTAACCATTATCAATGCCGATCGTTTAAAAGATGGATGCGACGTGCCAACCGGGGCGAAGTAACTTTCGACAATATGGAATCATTCCCCCAAAAGGAACGCTGGCGACTGGACGAAGAACAATGTTTAAAGCAGTTCGTAGTGGCTATGGCATCGGACAAAAACGAAAAGATAGACACCTATATGCAGAAGTATTCCGCTGCCATCCTTTACAAACTTATGAAAATGGGAATTAAAAAATAA
- a CDS encoding glycosyltransferase family 92 protein, translating into MKPICLVAILKDEEPFLDEWLVYHKMIGIDHFFLYDDSPELPLQQLLQPHAAYVTVIPWFYVHEDLPGRNRQTKAYLNAVAEYGAGFEWMTFIDGDEFIELRKHDTINEFLAGFPNAVSISLRWHAFGHNGYYNDPPGLVTASLIRRKIEPHYNVKSITRSQAIVNIPNAHICELKSPEGWVDANNRAHENDIYDGISAVAHINHYQCRSFTRWLKRAKRGTVSINHMTGPVWLFDEEETLKMFVVSMSLDKNEMIDTYMQKYTAAILYKLMKMGIKKYNVQWNN; encoded by the coding sequence ATGAAACCAATTTGCCTGGTAGCCATCCTTAAGGATGAAGAACCTTTCCTCGATGAATGGCTGGTATATCACAAAATGATAGGCATCGATCATTTTTTTCTCTACGATGATTCGCCTGAGCTGCCATTACAGCAACTTTTACAACCGCATGCTGCATATGTAACCGTTATCCCCTGGTTTTATGTGCATGAGGATCTTCCGGGCAGAAACCGGCAAACAAAGGCCTATCTGAATGCCGTAGCGGAATATGGCGCCGGTTTTGAATGGATGACGTTTATAGATGGTGATGAATTCATAGAGCTGCGAAAACACGATACCATCAACGAATTCCTGGCGGGTTTTCCCAACGCAGTTTCCATCTCACTCCGTTGGCATGCATTTGGCCATAATGGCTATTACAATGATCCGCCGGGCCTCGTTACCGCTTCCCTTATACGGCGAAAGATCGAGCCTCACTATAATGTAAAGTCAATAACACGATCCCAGGCAATAGTAAATATACCGAATGCACACATTTGCGAGCTGAAATCGCCCGAAGGATGGGTGGATGCAAATAACAGAGCGCATGAAAATGATATATACGATGGCATATCAGCTGTGGCGCATATTAACCATTACCAATGCCGTTCATTTACAAGATGGTTGAAACGAGCAAAGCGTGGCACCGTATCTATAAATCATATGACCGGTCCCGTTTGGCTATTTGACGAAGAAGAGACTTTAAAGATGTTTGTGGTGTCTATGTCGCTCGACAAAAATGAGATGATTGATACATATATGCAAAAATATACCGCTGCAATTCTTTATAAACTCATGAAAATGGGAATTAAAAAATACAATGTACAATGGAACAACTAA